The Lepus europaeus isolate LE1 chromosome 5, mLepTim1.pri, whole genome shotgun sequence genome includes the window CACAACCCCCTGAAACTGAGGCCACCACCCCTGCGCCAGGGCCGGACTGGGCTGGGACCACAGAGACCCCGCTGCGCGTTTTTCCTCAGTGTTTGGTTGCCTGAGAAAACAGGAGGGGTAGAAGGGAGGTGGGATCCCTGGCAGGGGGACCGGCTGTGCCCGCCTCCGGCCTCCCCGCACCTGCCCACTGCGGGGACCCTGAAGCCCTtccccccgaccccgaccccgggaCCCGCGGACGCACGgattcccccccaccccgcggccCGGCCCCCTTCTGCGTCCCTGCCCCCTGTCTGGAGCGGCTCTCTGGGCTCGGCCGGGCGGGACGGGAGCGGAGGCCTGGTGCAGGCCTGATCCACCGCAGCCGGGGAAGGAGGCCCGCGTTCCCTCCCAGACTGCACCGACGCCTTGGGCACCGCGGGCGGCCGCCGTGCGCGGGCCGGAAGCGCCCGGCTCGGGGAGAGCGCGGAGCCCGCAGCTGCGGACggaccccggcccggcccctgccgctgccccgcccccggccccggccccggcccgggccccgcccGCAACGGCCCGCGAGTCGCACTGGGGCCGCCCGGGAACCGCAGCCGCGCCGCCGCCATGGGCCGGGCCCGGCCGGCCGAGCGCCCGCCGCCCAGCCCGGAGCCGGacgcgccgccgcccgcgcctcCGAGCCGCCGCGCCCGCGCCCTGGCGCTGCTCGGGGCCCTGctcgccgccgctgccgccgccgccgccgcccgggcctGCGCCCGCCACGCAGAGACCCAAGCCGCCGCGCGGCaggtgggctgggcctggccgggcCGCGCGGGGTCTTGGTGGGCAGGGGTCGGGTGGGCGCAGAGGGTGTGTGGGCGGAGGTGGCTGGGCCGGCCGAGCCGAGCATCCGCCCGGGTGAGGTCGGGGCTGCCTTGGACAGTGACCGCAGACAAAGGCGCGGTGCGAGGCTGGGGTCATAAGAAGGGAGAAGGCGGTGGTGCAAGAGCCGGGTGAAGTGGGCAGGCCCTGAGGGCAGGGTGGGACAGACTGCGAGGGGCATCAGATGAGGAAGCCGGGACCAGAGGGACCGGACGGGGCTGGGGGCCCCAGGGCGGTGCAGAGGTTTGCAGGGAGACACTGGGAGGTCCTGGGGGATATGGGACCATGGTGGCTGAGTGGCTTCATCAGGGGACACAGGGAGCGTCCATGTGGtgctcagcccagccccttcctcccgaGCAGGAATCCGCGCGGAAGGCCCTGGGCACCGAaggcttctttctcttctcctccctggACACGGACCAGGATCTGTCCATCAGCCCCGAGGAGTTCAGGCCCATTGCTGAAAAGCTCACAGGTAAGGAGAGGCTGGGCCCGTGCAGGACGTGTCCCGGCTTCTCTGCCTGCACTGAGCTGCAGCCTGGAGGGGAGGGACGATCCCTCGGGGGTCCTCGCGGCCCCGACCCCTCTGGCTGGTGGCTTGGGGGAGCTGCCTCCTTCCCCAGGGTCGTGAGTAGTGATGTAGTTAACaggccttgcccagctccaggGTGCCTCACAACGCCTTCAGGGGACGTCTCTCCGGAAACCTTGGCACAGCCCTGTGTGcaggtcctgtgtcctgtgtccacaGTCCTGTGTCCATCATCTGGGACGctaagccacaagccaggagggTGGAGAGCCGGGGATAGGGCCGTGGTCTGGTTCCAGGGTCCTGCGCCGATCTGAGAACTGGAGAGCATGCAGGCCAGGGGCCAGTACGCATACTCAGGACACAGGAGCTGGTACCTGTCGCCAGCTGCTGTCATCATGTACCCATCCcattcctgccatccatttgtGCCCGGTGACTTGGGGAGGGGGGCTCGATGAGGGGCTGGAGCACTCTAATGAATTATAACTTGCCCCTCTGCCACCCGCACCCGCCCTCCCACTGCGCCCTTTGCGCCCACGTCCTCTCGAATTCCTGTGACATTTCTCGGGCTTGTGACTTTGCTCCCAGGATGCTGGTATGGGCCTGTCAGTAGGTGGCGGAAGGCGCGGGGGCCTGAGCACCAAAGCGCTGCCCTGGGTTGGTTGGTCCAGACGCAGGTCGGGTAGGCTGGCCACTTGCTGGCCTGCGACGCGTGGCCACTGGCAGCGGGGGCAGGTCAGAGAGCAAATGCTAATTGGCCACAAGGCTGTGTATCAGTGTCtccgggaggcaggaggcaggcagctcTGTCCCGAAAGCAGATGGGCTGGCAAACAGGTCAGCCCTTGCGGCCTTGCTTTTCGCTCGCATTCTGCATACATTTCTCCGAGCGTCTGCACAGCCTCCTGTGCGCCCTTTTTTTACAGCCAGAGAGCGGGAGTTCCTTTTAGCCAAGCCACTGGGCTTATGGGCCctttcatttaaagatttatttaatgtatttgaagggcagagtggcagagagagatcttccatccactggttcacttcccagatggctgcaacagctggggctgggccagagaaagccagagccaggaactccatccgggtctcccacgaggatggcaggggcccaaggacttgggccatcttctgctgttttcctgggcacgttagccaggagctggattggaagccgagcagccgggactcgggcAGGTGCtcacttgggataccagcatcgcaggcagtggctttacccactgcgccacagcgctggccccacttttaatttaaatgtcTTTCTCCACCAGGGGGAGAGGATAGCTCCAGGCTGTGGGCCAAGTTTTAGGAAAGCAGAGACAAAACAAATCAATCCTAGCGGGAAACAGAGGCCAGGCAGTGGGATTGTGGGCGCGGTTCCTTTCCTGCTTTTTACAGTTTTACCAATTGTCCATAACGAGCAACGTTACAGGTAAGTCAGGAAGTACAACTTCCTGTTTAAAAACCAGAGGGCTTTCCAATGCCCAGAGGTGTGACTATTGATCTGAGATAGCGGTCAAACCAGCAAGGTCCACTAACAGCCCCTGTGTGTTCCCTTCACTCCCGGGCTCGGAGGCTCCGGTGGCTCTGCTCTGGAAAGGCTGCCGGCCTGGACCGGCCAGGCAGCAATCAGAGTGCTCCTTGGGAACCAGGGCTTGCAGCAGGAGCCCCCGGGGGGGTCGCAgtcaaaggcagaggcctgatcctggccccttcctctctccctcagtGGCCTATGGGGTGGATTCTGAGCATCtgtagttgtttttcttttttaacttgcatgtttttccaaagatttatttttatttaattgtaaagcagagttagagagagagagagagagagagggcgctccctctacactccccaaatgacttcagtgacaaggctgagccaggccaggagccgggcactcagcccaggtcccccacgtgggcggcagggacccaactccttgaggcATCGCCTgcggcctcctggggtgcacagtagcagggagctggaatgggggTCAGgatcgggacttgaacccaggcgctgtgatgtgggatgtgataCGCCAGCTTCCCAGTGGCCTCTTAACTACACTGCACCAACGCCCGCCTGCATCCTGGTGGTTcccagggcccctggctgggGACCGCTCCCAGGCTTGCGTTCCGCCTGCCAGCGCCAGGCCTCCTCGCCCTATCACAGgcctgccctgggagagcagaTGCCACAGACCCCGCCCCACTTCATTCTGCACCTGCCTTGCTCCGCCTGTCACTCGCCTCTCTAGCAGCCGGCTTTCTTCCTCCCTAAGGCCTCCTGGTGACTCCGGCACACTTGCCGGTCGGCACACCTGGCAGGTCTGCAAGCAGGAGATTCAAGGGCTGCAGTGCAGCGGCTGCCAGTCCAGCCCCGCCTTCCACAGAGGGGGACCGGGCAGGGCTCCTCTGGGGACGCGGAGCAGGGCCTGTGTCGCTTGCCCGCCCTTTCTGGCTTTCATTCACTCTGATTCCCttgattgggtccctgtcagtCCCAGGAGAGCCCCCAGAGCCATGGCTAGGGGTGGGCTTTGAGTGTAAcaggcctgggtgtgagtcctgtcACCCCCACCTGGCTCTGTgacccctggggaagcagcttcTCCCCCCGAGCCCCGCTTTCTCATTCAGCGCCTCCCAGGACTGTCGGGAGCTGGAACAGGTCCCACTGACGTTGCCTTGGTGGGTCACaaacagccacctgtgtcccacagGGTCCACCACAGCCACCAGCTATGAGGACGAGGAGCTGCCCACTGACCCCAGCGAGGAGACGTTCACCATAGAAGCCCGATTCCAGCCTCTGCTCCCAGAGACCATGACCAAGAGCAAGGACGGGTTCCTGGGGGTGAGTGGGACAGGGGCACAGCGGGACCccctgcacacacccacacctggccctgtgccagctgcccactgtgccaggccctggggctctgGTGGCTGTGATGCTGTCCCTGCCATCTGGACCCATAGTCTGGTGGGGGAGCAGGAGATAGAAGTGAGTCCCTGCTGCAGGTGGGGGAATCTGGGGTGGCTTCCTGGAGGGAGTGACATCTGATGGAGACTGACCACAGGGTAGGAAAGTGTGGTTGGAGGAAACAGCAGTGGACACTTCTTGTCGGAGTTCctttctgtccatctgtcccGTCTCGGCCCACAGGCCCCTAGCACAGCGCCTGGCACTCACAGGTGCTCTGTTGGGTGCTGATGGAGCAGACCTGCGGTTCAGCCCCTGGCAGAGTGTGGCCAAGGAGGAGGCGGACAAATGCTGTCCCCATCGAGGCCCTACACCCGCCATGGGCTGGAGCTACTCAAACCTGGCCCCCTGCTCCCTgccgctgcccctgcccctgcccccatccctgccccctatccctgctcccagccctgccccctgcccctgcccctgtccctcccctgccccctgcccccatccctgtcccgcccccatccctgccctgcccccatccctgcccccatccctgcccctgtccctcctctgcccccatccctgcccctgcccccatccctgccccctgcccccatccctgcccctgccccctgcccctgcccctgccccctgtccTAGGTAGGGGGGAGCCATGGGAGACACAGCTGTCACGAGGGGCCCCTGGGGCTCCCGGGCCCTGCCTCTGAGCTCCAGCTCATCAGAAGGAAGGGCCTCTGCCCAGGGTGCCTGCCAGGGGCCGGGTCAGGTGGCCCAGGCCTCACTGAGGCAGTGGCTGCCTTCCCCTGTTCCGTGGCCTCGTCCTGCTCTTCGCCCTAGGGACTTCCATCCAAAGATGGCCACCCACCTCCCTCTTCAAGCCTAACGGGGATTAGGGAGCTGAAAACAAGGCTGCTGGGAGATACAGAGatgacccccccacacacccttcCAGTCCTGGGCCCCTCTGGCTCCCTTGGATGCCCTGCCCTGGagttggctgctgtggctggggctgcacctgctgggccccagggatGGCCACAGGGGCTTCTCTCtggcaggacagggccaggcacgCGGCAAAAGTCTCCCCATGCCCTCGGTTGCCTCCTCCGCCCACACCTGGGATGGGGTGCCTGCGTGCTGGTGCCCAGTGCCCAGAGCTCCGGCTCTTCCTGGCCCAGGTCTCCCGCCTCGCCCTGTCCGGCCTCCGCAACTGGACGACCCCAGCCTCGCCGAGTGCCGTGTTCGCGGCCCGCCACTTCCAGCCCTTCCTGCCGCCgcggggccaggagctgggcgaGCCCTGGTGGATCATCCCAAGTGAGCTGAGCGTCTTCACCGGCTACCTGTCCAACAACCGCTTCTACCCCCCGCCGCCCAAGGGCAAGGAGGTGAGGGCAGCCGCGGGGAGACCAgggcccctggcctgggcccagTGTGGTCCTGACCCCTGCGCCTGCAGCTCCCCTGCCTCCCGCTGGGCCTCCGTCTTCACCGTCCCAGGGCCCCTGGGCCTTCAGTCCAGGGCTGAGCCTCACCCGGGGCCCCCAGGCCCGGAGGGAGCCCGCGCGCCAGTCTGGGGTCTACACCCCTCCCTAGGTCATCATCCACCGGCTCCTGAGCATGTTCCACCCGCGCCCCTTCGTGAAGACCCGCTTCGCCCCGCAGGGGGCCGTGGCCTGTCTGACTGCCATCAGCGACTCCTACTACATGGTCGTGTTCCGGTGAGCCGGCCGCCCAGCCGGGCCTGGGGCacctggagggggggggggggaggccctTTAGTACCCCCAACTCAACTGTCCCGGTGCCTCAGCCAGAGTTCCCCAGCTGTGGGTCAGGGTGCTGGTGACAAGCACACAAGCGTTCAGAGGGAAATGTGGGGGGCTGGTGGCCGCCATGGTGTCGTCCACACGGAGGTGTCGTCCACCCAGAACGCCCTGCAGcggccatgggagacctgggccccCACGGATGGCAACGTATGGCGGGCCTCGCGCCGCTGCCTgcccctagcccagccctgcccccacacacaggcgctaggggaggctgggggcaccctGGCTCAGCAGACCCCTTCCCTGCAGGATCCACGCCGAGTTCCAGCTCAGTGAGCCGCCCGACTTCCCCTTCTGGTTCTCCCCCGGCCAGTTTACCGGCCACATCATCCTCTCCAAGGACGCCACCCATGTCCGTGACTTCCACCTCTTTGTGCCCAACCACAGGTGGGAGCCGCTGTGAACCTGCTGGGGGAGGCAGGCCACTGGCCGGGCTGCCTGCAACCCAGGGGCACTGAGCAGGGGGCTCCTGAACTGGGTAGGACAAAAGGATACAGCCAGTGGTCAGACCCTGGCTGCGTGGAccacccacctcctccagggcccagctccaggctctgcctcacccagccccaggcagtggGTTGTCAGTCCTGGGGCGCCCCCAAGTGGTGGATCTGCAGATTGCACCGGGCAGACCCCACTCCTGCTGTCCATGGGAGGCTGTGGAGCGAGGCAGTGGCGCAAGGATGGCCCTCACTCCTGCCCCACCGTGGCCCTGACCATCTCGCAGCCTCAAAGGCTCGTGGGCTGTGCGTGAGATCTGGCTGGGAGAGCTGCTTGTGAACTGTCAAGGGCATGGCCGAGGGAGGCTAATGTGGCTGGAGCAGCTTGGAGAGAGGAAAGGGCCCGGGCTCTGAGGTCAGAGTCTGGCAGCAGTGAGATCCCGGGTCTACCTGGCgcagcctcagtgtcctcatctgtgtAATGGGGACAGTCTGGGTTCCCGAGATGCAGCCTGACACAGGGTGTCCTCTGCCCCGGCCACCCCAGGTCTCTGAACGTGGACATGGAGTGGCTGTATGGGGCCAGCGAGAGCAGCAGCATGGAGGTGGACATCGGCTACATACCGCAGGTGAGCACACAGGCGGCCCCGCCTCGGGAGGCCCCGCTGCAGGGCCTCTCAGGGCCTCTGTCtgagccgccccccgcccccgcccagatGGAGCTGGAGGCCACGGGCCCCTCGGTGCCCTCTGTGATCCTGGACGAGGATGGCAACCTGGTTGCCAGCCGCCTGCCCTCGGGGGAGCCCCTGCAGTTTGTGTTTGAGGACATCACGtggcagcaggagctgagctgggaggagGCCGCCCGGCGCCTGGAGGTGGCCATGTACCCCTTCAAGAAGGTGAGGGGGCCGGCGTGATGGCCGGGACAGCCGCGTGGGGCTGAGGCGGGAGctgtggagcagccagcaggcaGGGGGGCTGAAGACCTGGCGGCCCGGCCTTGCCTTGGGAGCCTGCCCTGTGCTGTTCAGAACTTGGAGCAACACACTGCCAACAGCACCCTCGGCATGCACACAGCCACACTCAGACACACGGAGACACACGCAGACACGCAGACACACGTGTACttgcatagacacacacagcaTAGACACATACACATTTAAAACAACGTGCACGCATGGAGACACTcgcatacacacagacacacgtgtaCTTGCAtagacacacactcagacacacagagacacacgcaGACACGCAGACACACGTGTACttgcatagacacacacacatttaaaacaaCGTGCACACACGGAGACACACGCATACACGCAGACCCCTGTGTActtacacaggcacacacgcataGACACACATTTATAAcgatgtgcacacacagagacacgtgtacacaggcacacagacacatggatacacacatgcatacatagaCACGTtatacatatgtgcacacacagacacacacacgcatcaCACAGACATCCACAGGAATGCACGCACattcccacacagacacacaggcacacgcgcACGCGCACTGTGCATTCACAGGACTGCGCCACACACAATAGCTCTGCCCCGTCTTGGCTCGGCTCCAGGTCACCTACCTGCCGTTCACCGAGGCCTTCGACCGCGCCAAGGCCGAGAAGAAGCTGGTGCACTCGATCCTGCTGTGGGGGGCGCTGGACGACCAGTCCTGCTGAGGTGAGGGGGAACGGGGACCCTTAGCCCTGTCACGTCACGCCAATGCCAACGCCAACGCCAACGCCACTCTCCTGGAGGAGCGCCGAGGGCATGGGGCGTGCAGAGAGGAAGCTTCCGGACACGGAAGGAAGGGCAGACTAGGCTCAGACCCCACGCTTTGTAGCCTGGTGACCTTGACAGAGTGACCACCCCCCGTCCCCAGCCTgcactgtctcccctcccccaaagccagtgctgtctcccccacccccacccccagcctccgctGTCCCCCCCAAAGCCAGTGctgtctccacccccaccctcagcctGCGCTGTCCCCCCCAAGCCAGTGCTATCTCCCCCCAAAGCCagtgctgtccccacccccacccccagcctgcgcTGTCCCCCCCCAAAGCCAGTGCtgtctccccccaacccccagcctgCACTGTCTCCCCCCCAAAGCCAGTGCTGTCTCCCCCCCAAAGCTAGTgctgtctcccccccacccccagcctgcactGTCTCCCCCCCAAAGCCAGtgctgtctccccccacccccagcctgcactGTCTCCCCCCCAAAGCCAGTGCTATCTCCCCCCCAAAGCCAGTgctgtctcccccccacccccagcctacaCTGTCTCCCCCCCAAAGCCAGTGCTGTCTCCCCCCCAAAGCCAGTGctgtctccaccccacccccagcc containing:
- the SELENON gene encoding selenoprotein N, with protein sequence MGRARPAERPPPSPEPDAPPPAPPSRRARALALLGALLAAAAAAAAARACARHAETQAAARQESARKALGTEGFFLFSSLDTDQDLSISPEEFRPIAEKLTGSTTATSYEDEELPTDPSEETFTIEARFQPLLPETMTKSKDGFLGVSRLALSGLRNWTTPASPSAVFAARHFQPFLPPRGQELGEPWWIIPSELSVFTGYLSNNRFYPPPPKGKEVIIHRLLSMFHPRPFVKTRFAPQGAVACLTAISDSYYMVVFRIHAEFQLSEPPDFPFWFSPGQFTGHIILSKDATHVRDFHLFVPNHRSLNVDMEWLYGASESSSMEVDIGYIPQMELEATGPSVPSVILDEDGNLVASRLPSGEPLQFVFEDITWQQELSWEEAARRLEVAMYPFKKVTYLPFTEAFDRAKAEKKLVHSILLWGALDDQSCUGSGRTLRETVLESSPILTLLNESFVSTWSLVKELEDLQNKQGNPSHQELASLHLEKYSFPVEMMICLPNGTVVHHINANYFLDITALKPEDVESNVFRFSSTFEDPSTATYLRFLQEGLRRGLPLLQP